The genomic interval TGATTTTTGGAATTAGTTATGAGATTCCACGATTAGATAATGAAATTAGAGATTTAATTAAAATAAGAGAAGAAGCTAGAAAAAATAAAGATTTTGAAAAAGCTGATAAAATTCGAGCGATATTAAATGAAAAAGGAATAAATATATAAAATATGGTAAATTATAAATTATTAAATGGTGTTAGCTTGGCTTATATTGGAGATGCATATTACGATTTATGGATTAGACAATATTTGATTAATAAAGGATATACTAAAGTCAATGATTTACATAAATTGGCAACGAAATATGTTTCTGCAACAGCTCAAGCAAAAATCATTAATCACTTAATGAAAAATAAAGATTTATTAGAAGAAGAAATCGAAATTGTTAAAAGAGGTAGAAATGCGAAAATCAATCATAAAAAACATAATGTTGATATTTTAACCTATAAACATAGTACTTCTTTTGAATCATTGATTGGATATTTATATTTAATGGAAAAAAAAGAAAGATTAAATAAAATAATTCTATTCGCTATTGAATTAGTTGAAAGTTGGTGATGATATGGCAGAATATATTTATGGAAAAAATACAGTTATCGAAATGATTAAATCTGGACATAAAATCGAGGAAGTTTTGGTGACGGAGTTAGTTATTAATAAAGAACCTATGATTCATTCTTTAATTAAGAAAGCCAATATTACCTACCAAATCGTAGGGCGTAAACAATTAGATCGATTAGTAAAAGGAAATCATCAAGGAATTATCTGTAAAATTGCCCCCTTTCCATATTATGAAATAACGGATATGTTAAATGTAGCAAAACAAAAAAATGAAAATCCATTTATTGTCATTTTAGATGGACTTGAGGACCCTCATAATTTAGGTGCTATATTAAGGACTGCTGATTGTAGTGGGGTTCATGGAATCATTATTCCTAAAAATCGGTCTGTCAGTTTAAATGCAACGGTTGCTAAGTTATCAACAGGTGCTATTAAGTATGTTAAAGTAGCTAAAGTAACTAATTTAACAAATACGATTAAACAATTAAAAAAAATGGGTTTATGGATTATTGGATGTGATATGGATACAAAATTGGATTACCGCCAAATGGATGCTAAAGCCCCTATCGCTCTTGTTATTGGTAGTGAAGGAAAAGGAATTAGTCGCCTGGTAAAAGAAAATTGTGATATGGTAGTTAAGTTACCAATGAAAGGTCATATCACTTCATTAAATGCATCTGTTGCAACTTCTATTATTCTATATGAAGTGTTAAATCAACGTTGTCCCCTCTAAATTAATTTAAGGAGGACAGACGCAATGCGTCAAAATGATGAAAAATCAATAAATAAAGCACTTATTGAATATGAATATATTATTAAGATTATACTATCTAAATATAAGATTATACCAAAAGATTATGATGATGCTCTTCAAGAAGGAAGATTGGGGTTATTAAAAGCCATACGTGCTTTTAAAGATAATAAAGGCGCTAATTTTACTTCATTTGCATCACTCTGTATTGATCGGCAAATTTTATCTTTTCTGA from Mycoplasmatota bacterium carries:
- the rlmB gene encoding 23S rRNA (guanosine(2251)-2'-O)-methyltransferase RlmB, with amino-acid sequence MAEYIYGKNTVIEMIKSGHKIEEVLVTELVINKEPMIHSLIKKANITYQIVGRKQLDRLVKGNHQGIICKIAPFPYYEITDMLNVAKQKNENPFIVILDGLEDPHNLGAILRTADCSGVHGIIIPKNRSVSLNATVAKLSTGAIKYVKVAKVTNLTNTIKQLKKMGLWIIGCDMDTKLDYRQMDAKAPIALVIGSEGKGISRLVKENCDMVVKLPMKGHITSLNASVATSIILYEVLNQRCPL
- a CDS encoding ribonuclease III, which encodes MVNYKLLNGVSLAYIGDAYYDLWIRQYLINKGYTKVNDLHKLATKYVSATAQAKIINHLMKNKDLLEEEIEIVKRGRNAKINHKKHNVDILTYKHSTSFESLIGYLYLMEKKERLNKIILFAIELVESW